The following coding sequences lie in one Odocoileus virginianus isolate 20LAN1187 ecotype Illinois chromosome 13, Ovbor_1.2, whole genome shotgun sequence genomic window:
- the XIRP2 gene encoding xin actin-binding repeat-containing protein 2 isoform X1: protein MARYQAAVSRGDCRSFSANMLEESEMCTVPGGLARVKKQFEKDKTASSSNTFTQYQYQRQNRSEQEVIRSSQVDISRSSQEMERNEPEISEAHKIDVLGTEMVSHLEKHTEEINQASQLHQYVQETVIDTPEDEEIPKVSTKFLKEQFEKSVQEKVLYSDKELTPAKQTKIESESEETLKPSSIVGTSSTSYTSTSQKKETSATRYRDHSTTSSTLAQINATPSEKTEEFPPPPPDMLQPPVDVTAFSQSPELRSPPRIPPVPKELYSKQRNLYELNRLYKHIHPELRKNLEKDYISEVSEIVSRQVNAGSSVSADVQQARYVFENTNDSSQKGLNTEREHLEWDEILKGEVQSMRWIFENQPLDSINNGSPDEDNSSKGIADQEIIAGGDVKYTTWMFETQPIDTLGDHSSGTEEHAEKIPELARGDVHTARWMFETKPLDSMNKLHQSQEESIATAIKDITGGDVKTVRYMFETQHLDQLGQLHSVDEMHLLQLRSELKEIKGNVKRSIKCFETQPLCVIRDGSGQMLEIKTVHREDVEKGDVRTARWMFETQPLDTINKDITEIKVIRGISMEENVKGGVSRAKWLFETQPLEKIKEETEKVIVEKETVIGTDVSKKCWMFETQPLDILKEVPDADHLKSEEIIGGDVQTTKQLFETLPIEALKDSPDVGKLQKIIASEEEKGDVRHQKWIFETQPLEEIREDKKEYIRTVKLEEVDRGDVRNYTHIFESNNLIKFDASHKIEVEGVTRGAVELNKSLFETTPLYAIQDHLGKYHQVKTVQQEEILRGDVRSCRWLFETRPIDQFDESIHKYQIIRGISAQEIQTGNVKSAKWLFETQPLDSIKHFSNTEEVESKTEQVTDIVKGDVKTCRWLFETQPMESLYEKVSLMTGSEEIHKGDVKACTWLFETQPLDTIKDDSEATVKLQTVKQEEIHGGDVRTTCFLFETENLDSIQGEEGKEIKAMEMDIQAGDVSSMRHKFESQSLDSISSGSEEVLRKIKTLKTEDIQKGNVLNCRWLFENQPIDMIKESQECNELVKTVTDIQGGNVRKGCFIFETFSLDEIKEESDYISTKKTITEEVIKGDVKSYRMLFETQPLYAIQDREGFYHEVTTVKKEEVIHGDVRGTRWLFETKPLDSINESETVYVIKSVTQEDIQKGAVSSVRYRFETQPLDQIAKESCDIVPTVDCIQGGDVRTSKQFFESENLDKNTYVRTVSVNEIQKGNVKTSTWLFETHTLDELRGEGSEYENIRTVTQEDMQKGDVKQAVWLFENQTLDSIKEADESITKITKEEIPPADVKTTTWLFETTPLYKFTESRVEKVEIIGKSIKETLGELYSQKVIEAPGIIIEADEVGDVRMAKYKLMNQASPEIQKEEIVKVDLRNIMVNLLSKRDSKKREILVSEEEKGNVNLTKTQLLNRSTEFHAEKEEIVSGDVQQAIKNLFSEERSVKKGILIQEDERGDINMTIYCLLHENAGDTIKREEVVGGDVKRTIHNLLSSISNNKISERAKIDASERGNVQFFTTCIETGALDYLRQLQTDSNEILTGRKQEKEEEIIGGDVEGTKLLLKKRRSQVERTVNETDIIPGDVHNTVKVFLTEPQNTSCKLPKEEIIKGDVKSTLNSLSQAVSQKTVAKTEEIIKGDMLTTLKSLKESSQKWKNSKQPDVIPGDIEKAIECLEKTAHTRTEILKKELILDDLEESLRNLKETQRAFKEVNKSAVKDDVQTVMAGSKEEQKAGIHQVTVQRDKKSILQPRPGPFEPAARWQEGTDVLNQATDKSCHGDLMEERTEVNLPKAPKGTVKIVIDREQNNDALEKNLRKLSNSHQVGIWTDNTTEQHLRDEHASGQLTSTLSVREHRKTKGSETAREQKEAVFWQSTDKTFGKQQTDTCELRNDHRKIEIFPVKSPKNTKNTKTSMVTQSPRPGVTQGPVYKMAGETCEVSEDFQKQTLLKQEKQYSNKDIMKKNVTPQPGWQTLPVNQDMSNVTEMKVSQKSHNQLKATDKKQTDSHLKNQDFLMKTNTSKDLKMAMEMSFNPVKFNPENNAKENEFPLPPPSPPPPLPSNASSEIEFPLPPPPPLTMLPEKNVFPPSLSTEKIQAEFENFPGLPLPPPPEDEKFERECLSMFPPPPPPPPAPTLKPAHLLSSSVQEKRNGTFIQHSQEEASSSQAKVITGKSGGRLPPPTLPKPKFPKKIEDIKNHSSPKVDLENSLPDTECKMSPSKDQKRVIMATSSEHIETKQNVSSKSLDKRKQLSMDSTRSFSQAVPESSPPNRKPIAPLIKSHSFPAGSGQQSPKPYMRKFKTPLMIAEEKYRQQREELEKQRQGSSGYNIVRTESQNQNVSELKKEMLLQKSKEEVPLTGMDSEVIVAQTNTVSQSLSQELGVCTDNQLSTTPAATLSVKGFQHVPATLGGKDTMKKEVLQSSKDMIQSKSACEIKQSKQECRTQQTQQKHLEQLHLPQSKPVSPSFKVKTIKVPILDHKLNETNHSYESHNKQSEVDIQTVTKQQYQETEKTEARIEGSSNKQSVTEKYYHLPAKEKRVTIQLPTETTGKSHESKLNIAHEKQREFRESESGKLLRSEETIQGPPMIGPKKESLIVETQQEHLNKSAQKVVEQKVAEARLDSQTQNFQQTHTQSFESQAEHKKLPQPNNNLQEEKYLGVKGIQQKQVFSNTKESKQEITQNKSLFSSAKESQQDDGKRAVNVLEFLRKREELQQILSRVKEFEAEPDKNGLKTFQTLLNIIPVWLLSEEKREYGVRIAMENNIEKIKEEITYIKTQAEDMLVSCENTIQTAMISSKAGKQRNKATSLNETLSKVSNANVSYNKNIQQKENTIVEKAELHQVATHQETTAHQVKTHQEIKLDDAKVPPPSLKTRPPSPTFITIESTARRTETSPKDELSQSPKKDSSAEPSPRPSQPTRILGANTSPSPPKSRSEQLVKLKDTTAKLSRGIIPPCSSITPVPIVEKRSEIITSPATLRRQIKIEARGRDSPPTITIPITVNHADSGSFKESMEAQEEVRKVEKRSTYVHKDGVNSAKDVVPDTESFDAVEIIRKVEGPCLSEHTQRYEAANRTVETAENFMSDHENEINRWFRGFEDGLSFDTQSNRRVYVNGEANHNIKQESRSFCKEEFGLTSSESTSFTGFSHSRPGELQEMMPIKLPSIRSETRSRSEHFSGVDAFESQVVGSKTTVSSSHGSEAGRSRFDFKHAPPTYEDVIAGHILDVSDSPKELRRNFQQTWQESERVFENLGYATSDASATEMETSFQEESAFIRETATPRQGSMHTLSKDGLSNGVPSSRQAEFS, encoded by the exons ATGGCGAGGTACCAGGCAGCTGTTTCCAGGGGCGACTGCCGCAGCTTCTCCGCCAAT ATGCTGGAAGAATCAGAAATGTGCACAGTGCCTGGTGGTTTGGCCAGAGTGAAGAAACAATTTGAGAAGGACAAAACTGCTTCTTCCTCTAACACCTTCACTCAGTACCAATACCAACGCCAGAACAGATCTGAGCAG gaGGTAATCCGTAGCAGCCAGGTCGACATTTCAAGAAGCAGccaggaaatggaaagaaatgaaccAGAAATTTCCGAAGCACACAAAATTGATGTTCTTGGAACAGAAATG GTCTCTCATCTTGAAAAGCACACTGAGGAAATAAACCAAGCTTCTCAGCTCCATCAATATGTTCAAGAAACAG TCATAGATACACCTGAAGATGAAGAGATTCCAAAGGTTTCaactaagtttttaaaagaacaatttgAAAAGTCTGTCCAGGAAAAGGTCCTTTATTCTGACAAAGAATTGACCCCAGCCAAGCAGACTAAG ATTGAAAGTGAATCTGAAGAGACTTTAAAGCCATCATCAATTGTGGGTACCTCTTCTACTTCTTACACTTCAACCAGCCAGAAGAAGGAAACATCAGCCACCAGATACCGTGACCACAGTACCACTTCCTCAACTCTGGCACAAATCAATGCCACTCcttcagaaaagacagaagaatttcctcctcccccacccgaCATGCTTCAACCTCCAGTAGATGTGACAGCATTTTCCCAGTCCCCTGAACTCCGCAGCCCTCCTAGAATACCACCCGTCCCCAAAGAATTATACTCCAAACAAAGAAATTTGTATGAATTAAACCGTTTATATAAACATATCCATCCCGAGTTAAggaaaaacttagaaaaagaTTATATCAGTGAGGTTTCTGAGATTGTTTCTCGTCAAGTGAATGCGGGGAGCTCAGTTTCAGCAGATGTGCAACAAGCCCGGTATGTTTTTGAAAATACGAATGACAGTTCTCAAAAAGGTCTGAACACAGAAAGAGAACACTTGGAATGGGATGAAATTCTGAAGGGGGAGGTGCAGTCCATGAGATGGATCTTCGAGAATCAGCCATTAGATTCTATCAACAATGGCTCTCCAGATGAAGACAACAGCTCCAAGGGCATTGCTGATCAAGAGATCATCGCTGGTGGTGATGTGAAATATACCACATGGATGTTTGAAACCCAACCCATCGATACTCTGGGGGATCATTCTTCTGGCACTGAGGAACATGCTGAGAAAATTCCTGAGTTGGCCAGAGGAGATGTCCACACAGCCCGGTGGATGTTTGAAACAAAGCCGTTAGACTCAATGAATAAATTGCATCAAAGTCAAGAAGAGTCAATAGCAACTGCCATAAAGGACATAACCGGGGGGGATGTCAAGACTGTGAGATACATGTTTGAAACTCAACATCTGGATCAACTTGGACAACTTCACTCAGTAGATGAGATGCACCTATTGCAACTCAGATCTGAGCTCAAAGAAATTAAGGGGAATGTTAAGAGAagtataaaatgttttgaaacgCAACCGTTATGTGTTATTAGAGATGGCTCAGGTCAAATGCTAGAAATTAAAACTGTTCACAGAGAAGATGTTGAAAAGGGGGATGTGAGAACAGCACGTTGGATGTTTGAAACACAGCCCCTAGACACAATTAACAAAGATATAACAGAAATTAAAGTCATCAGAGGAATATCCATGGAAGAAAATGTCAAAGGTGGGGTGAGTAGGGCCAAGTGGTTGTTTGAAACTCAACCTTTGGAGAAAAtcaaagaagagacagaaaaggtcATCGTTGAAAAGGAAACAGTAATAGGTACAGATGTCTCTAAAAAGTGTTGGATGTTTGAAACACAGCCATTAGATATTCTGAAAGAAGTTCCTGATGCAGACCATCTAAAGTCTGAAGAGATAATAGGGGGTGATGTACAAACTACTAAGCAACTATTTGAAACACTTCCAATAGAGGCTTTAAAAGATAGCCCTGATGTaggaaaacttcaaaaaattattGCTTCTGAAGAAGAAAAGGGGGATGTCAGGCACCAAAAATGGATTTTTGAAACCCAACCTCTGGAAGAGATTAGAGAAGATAAAAAAGAGTACATACGAACAGTGAAACTTGAAGAAGTTGACAGAGGCGATGTAAGGAATTATACACATATCTTTGAATCAAACAACTTGATTAAATTTGATGCCTCACATAAAATAGAGGTGGAAGGAGTCACAAGAGGTGCTGTAGAATTAAATAAATCACTCTTTGAAACAACACCATTATATGCCATTCAAGATCACCTTGGAAAATACCATCAAGTAAAGACAGTCCAGCAAGAAGAAATCCTAAGAGGTGATGTAAGAAGCTGTAGGTGGCTTTTTGAAACAAGGCCCATTGATCAGTTTGATGAAAGCATTCATAAATATCAGATAATTAGAGGAATATCTGCTCAAGAAATACAGACTGGGAATGTAAAATCTGCTAAGTGGCTATTTGAAACCCAACCACTTGATTCGATTAAACATTTTAGCAATACGGAAGAAGTAGAAAGTAAAACTGAACAAGTCACTGATATTGTTAAAGGGGATGTCAAAACCTGCAGATGGCTTTTTGAAACCCAGCCAATGGAATCTCTCTATGAAAAAGTTTCATTAATGACTGGCAGTGAAGAAATTCACAAGGGAGATGTCAAAGCCTGTACCTGGCTCTTTGAAACTCAGCCACTAGATACCATAAAAGATGACTCTGAAGCAACAGTCAAATTGCAAACTGTGAAACAAGAGGAAATCCATGGTGGGGATGTTCGTACAACATGTTTCCTTTTTGAGACAGAAAATCTGGACAGCATAcaaggagaagaaggaaaggagatcAAAGCCATGGAAATGGATATCCAAGCTGGGGATGTCTCCAGCATGCGGCATAAATTTGAAAGTCAGTCCTTAGATTCTATAAGTTCCGGTTCAGAGGAGGTTTTGAGAAAGATCAAAACCCTAAAGACTGAAGATATTCAGAAAGGCAATGTTTTAAATTGTAGGTGGCTCTTTGAAAACCAACCAATTGACATGATAAAAGAAAGTCAAGAATGTAATGAATTAGTTAAGACAGTGACAGACATACAAGGTGGAAATGTAAGAAAGGGGTGCTTTATTTTTGAGACGTTTTCTTTAGATGAGATTAAAGAAGAATCGGACTATATTAGCACCAAGAAAACAATTACTGAAGAAGTAATAAAGGGCGATGTAAAAAGCTATAGAATGCTCTTTGAAACCCAGCCACTTTATGCAATTCAAGATCGAGAAGGGTTTTATCATGAAGTGACTACAGTTAAAAAGGAAGAGGTAATTCATGGAGATGTACGAGGGACAAGGTGGCTTTTTGAAACAAAACCATTAGACTCAATTAATGAATCTGAGACTGTGTATGTGATTAAATCTGTCACACAAGAAGACATTCAGAAGGGAGCTGTTAGTTCTGTTAGATACAGATTTGAAACCCAGCCACTGGATCAGATTGCAAAAGAATCATGTGACATTGTGCCCACTGTGGACTGTATTCAAGGTGGGGATGTAAGGACAAGTAAACAATTCTTTGAGTCTGAAAATTTGGATAAGAATACTTATGTAAGAACAGTAAGTGTCAATGAAATACAGAAGGGCAATGTTAAAACATCCACTTGGCTATTTGAGACCCATACTCTAGATGAACTGAGAGGAGAAGGGTCAGAATATGAAAATATCAGAACAGTCACCCAGGAAGACATGCAGAAAGGTGATGTGAAGCAGGCAGTGTGGCTCTTTGAAAATCAAACTTTGGATTCTATTAAGGAAGCAGATGAAAGCATCACAAAAATCACCAAGGAAGAAATCCCTCCTGCTGATGTCAAGACAACTACATGGCTCTTTGAAACCACACCCCTTTACAAATTTACTGAAAGTAGGGTAGAAAAGGTGGAAATTATTGGCAAGAGCATTAAAGAAACCTTAGGAGAGCTATACTCTCAAAAAGTTATCGAGGCTCCTGGAATTATCATTGAAGCTGATGAGGTTGGGGATGTTCGAATGGCAAAATACAAGCTAATGAACCAAGCATCACCTGAgatacagaaagaagaaattgtCAAGGTTGACCTCAGAAATATAATGGTGAACCTTCTTTCCAAAAGAGACTCTAAGAAAAGAGAGATTTTGGTCAgtgaagaagagaagggaaatgtTAATCTGACCAAAACTCAGTTATTAAACAGATCAACAGAATTTCAtgctgaaaaagaagagatagtGAGTGGTGATGTCCAACAAGCAATAAAAAACCTGTTCTCTGAGGAAAGATCTGTAAAGAAAGGGATTTTGATTCAGGAAGATGAAAGAGGCGATATTAACATGACTATCTACTGTCTTCTTCATGAAAACGCTGGTGACACAATTAAGCGGGAAGAAGTAGTAGGGGGTGATGTAAAACGTACAATTCATAATTTGCTATCTTCCATATCAaacaataaaatatctgaaagggCTAAAATTGATGCCTCTGAGAGAGGAAACGTTCAGTTTTTTACAACATGCATAGAAACTGGAGCTTTGGATTATCTCAGGCAACTTCAGACAGATTCAAATGAAATACTAACAGgtaggaaacaagaaaaagaggaagaaataattgGTGGTGATGTAGAAGGCACAAAACTGTTATTAAAGAAAAGGCGATCTCAGGTTGAACGTACTGTTAATGAAACTGACATCATCCCAGGAGATGTGCATAATACAGTTAAGGTTTTTCTGACAGAGCCTCAGAATACATCTTGTAAGTTAcccaaagaagaaattattaaagGTGATGTGAAGTCAACCCTAAACTCCCTCAGCCAGGCCGTAAGTCAGAAAACAGTggctaaaacagaagaaattataaaaggTGACATGCTGACCACCCTCAAGTCACTTAAGGAATCAAGTCAAAAATGGAAGAACTCTAAACAGCCTGATGTCATCCCTGGGGATATTGAGAAAGCTATTGAATGCCTTGAAAAGACTGCACATACCAGAACAGAAATACTTAAAAAGGAGCTTATCCTAGATGACCTTGAGGAATCGTTAAGGAAtctaaaagaaacacaaagagcTTTCAAAGAGGTAAATAAAAGTGCAGTCAAAGACGATGTGCAGACTGTGATGGCAGGATCCAAAGAAGAGCAGAAAGCAGGGATTCATCAGGTGACTGTCCAGAGGGACAAAAAAAGCATTCTTCAGCCAAGACCAGGACCCTTTGAGCCAGCAGCCAGGTGGCAGGAGGGAACAGACGTTCTCAATCAAGCTACAGACAAATCTTGTCATGGAGATTTAATGGAAGAAAGAACTGAGGTTAATCTTCCAAAAGCCCCCAAAGGCACTGTAAAGATTGTCATAGATCGTGAACAAAACAATGATGCTCTTGAGAAAAACCTTAGAAAACTATCTAATTCACACCAAGTGGGTATCTGGACTGATAACACGACAGAGCAACATCTTAGGGATGAACACGCAAGCGGACAGTTGACTTCAACCCTGTCAGTTAGGGAACACCGAAAAACCAAGGGATCAGAGACGGCGAGAGAACAGAAGGAGGCTGTCTTTTGGCAATCTACTGATAAAACATTTGGAAAGCAACAGACTGACACTTGCGAACTGAGGAATGACCACCGGAAGATTGAGATTTTCCCTGTCAAGAGTCCTAAAAATACCAAAAACACTAAAACATCGATGGTTACACAAAGCCCTAGGCCTGGTGTAACCCAGGGTCCAGTCTACAAGATGGCTGGAGAAACATGTGAGGTTTCAGAGGACTTTCAAAAGCAGACTCTGTTAAAGCAAGAAAAGCAATATTCTAATAaagatataatgaaaaagaatgtgaccCCTCAACCAGGGTGGCAGACTTTGCCTGTGAATCAAGACATGTCAAAtgtaacagaaatgaaagtcTCCCAAAAAAGCCACAATCAACTTAAGGCAACTGACAAAAAGCAGACTGATAGTCATCTGAAGAACCAGGACTTTCTAATGAAGACAAATACCTCCAAAGACTTAAAAATGGCAATGGAAATGTCCTTTAATCCAGTCAAATTTAACCCTGAAAATAATGCAAAGGAAAACGAGTTCCCTCTtccacctccatctccacctcctcctctACCTTCCAATGCATCATCTGAAATTgaatttcctcttcctcctccacctcctttaACGATGTTgcctgaaaaaaatgtgtttcctccttcactgtcCACTGAGAAGATACAGGctgaatttgaaaattttccaggcctccctcttcctccaccaCCAGAAGATGAGAAATTTGAAAGAGAATGCCTATCCATGTTTCCacctccaccccctcctcctccagctccaacTCTAAAACCAGCAcatctcctttcttcttctgttcAAGAAAAGCGTAATGGAACATTTATACAACACTCTCAAGAGGAAGCCTCAAGCTCTCAGGCTAAAGTCATAACAGGAAAATCTGGAGGACGTTTGCCACCTCCCACACTCCCCAAACCCAAGTTTCCCAAGAAGatagaagatataaagaatcATAGTTCCCCAAAAGTTGATTTGGAAAATTCTCTCCCAGATACAGAATGTAAAATGAGTCCCTCAAAGGATCAGAAAAGAGTAATAATGGCAACTAGCAGTGAACACATAGAGACAAAGCAGAACGTATCTAGCAAAAGTCTTGACAAAAGAAAACAACTATCTATGGACTCTACAAGGTCTTTCTCACAGGCAGTTCCAGAAAGTTCACCACCCAACAGAAAACCTATAGCACCTCTCATAAAATCTCATTCATTTCCAGCAGGCTCAGGACAGCAAAGTCCAAAACCTTAtatgagaaaatttaaaacaccTTTAATGATTGCTGAAGAAAAATACAGACAACAAAGAGAGGAgcttgaaaaacagagacagggGAGTTCAGGCTACAACATAGTTAGAACAGAAAGCCAAAATCAAAATGTATCAGAGTTGAAAAAGGAAATGCTGTTACAAAAATCAAAGGAGGAGGTCCCCCTAACTGGAATGGATTCAGAGGTCATTGTGGCCCAAACCAACACAGTCTCTCAAAGTCTTTCTCAAGAACTAGGGGTCTGTACTGATAACCAGCTTTCCACAACACCAGCAGCGACATTGTCTGTCAAGGGGTTCCAACATGTTCCAGCAACCTTGGGAGGCAAAGATACCATGAAAAAGGAAGTTTTGCAGAGCTCAAAGGATATGATCCAATCTAAATCAGCTTGTGAAATTAAACAGAGTAAGCAAGAATGTAGGACACAGCAAACACAACAGAAGCATCTGGAGCAGTTGCACTTGCCCCAAAGCAAACCAGTTTCCCCCAGTTTCAAAGTTAAAACCATCAAGGTTCCAATTCTAGACCATAAGTTAAATGAAACAAACCACAGCTATGAAAGTCATAACAAGCAATCTGAAGTTGATATTCAAACCGTTACCAAACAACAGTACCAGgaaactgagaaaacagaagcaaggaTTGAAGGCAGTAGCAATAAGCAATCGGTGACtgaaaaatattatcatttaccTGCAAAGGAGAAGAGAGTAACAATACAATTGCCTACAGAAACCACAGGGAAAAGCCACGAAAGCAAGCTCAATATAGCTCATGAGAAGCAAAGAGAATTTAGAGAATCTGAGAGTGGGAAGCTGTTAAGAAGTGAAGAAACAATTCAGGGACCACCAATGATTGGTCCAAAGAAAGAAAGTCTAATAGTTGAAACACAACAAGAACATTTGAATAAATCAGCTCAGAAGGTAGTTGAACAAAAGGTTGCTGAGGCACGTCTTGATTCTCAGACTCAGAATTTTCAGCAAACACATACACAGTCTTTTGAAAGTCAAGCTGAACATAAAAAATTGCCCCAGCCAAATAATAATCTGCAGGAAGAAAAATATCTTGGCGTCAAGGGCATACAACAGAAACAAGTCTTTTCTAATACTAAAGAGTCAAAGCAAGAGATTACACAGAAcaaatctttattttcctctgcGAAAGAATCCCAGCAGGATGATGGAAAACGTGCTGTAAATGTGTTGGAATTCTTGAGAAAACGTGAAGAACTACAACAGATTCTGTCTAGGGTAAAAGAGTTTGAAGCAGAGCCAGATAAAAATGGCCTTAAGACATTTCAGACGCTGTTAAATATTATTCCAGTATGGCtattaagtgaagaaaaaagagaatatggAGTTCGCATTGCTATGGAGAATAACAtagaaaaaatcaaagaagaaataacataCATTAAGACTCAGGCAGAGGATATGCTTGTGTCCTGTGAAAATACAATTCAAACGGCCATGATATCGTCTAAAGcaggaaagcagagaaataaagCTACCAGTCTTAATGAAACATTATCTAAAGTGTCCAATGCTAATGTCAGTTACAATAAAAATATCcagcagaaagaaaatacaattgtGGAAAAAGCAGAGCTCCACCAGGTAGCAACGCATCAAGAAACTACTGCTCATCAAGTGAAAACCCATCAGGAAATTAAACTAGACGATGCCAAGGTTCCTCCTCCGTCTTTAAAAACACGCCCACCGTCACCAACTTTCATAACAATCGAGTCTACCGCCCGGCGAACAGAAACCTCTCCTAAGGATGAGCTTTCCCAGTCCCCTAAAAAGGACAGTTCTGCTGAACCATCACCAAGACCATCACAGCCAACTAGAATCCTCGGAGCAAATACCTCCCCTTCGCCACCCAAGAGTCGCTCCGAACAACTTGTGAAGCTCAAAGACACCACTGCGAAGTTATCCAGAGGGATCATCCCTCCTTGTTCGTCGATAACCCCGGTTCCCATCGTGGAGAAGAGGTCTGAGATCATCACGTCTCCTGCAACACTTCGCCGTCAAATTAAGATAGAGGCTCGTGGTAGGGACTCTCCACCTACAATCACAATACCTATAACTGTAAATCATGCTGATAGTGGTTCTTTCAAAGAATCCATGGAAGCTCAAGAGGAAGTAAGGAAAGTAGAGAAAAGGTCGACTTACGTTCACAAAGATGGAGTAAATTCCGCTAAAGACGTGGTGCCAGATACTGAGAGTTTTGACGCAGTGGAAATCATCCGCAAAGTCGAAGGACCTTGCCTGTCAGAGCACACGCAGAGATACGAAGCCGCCAACAGGACTGTTGAAACGGCTGAAAATTTCATGAGTgaccatgaaaatgaaataaacaggtGGTTCAGGGGATTTGAGGATGGCCTAAGTTTTGACACACAGTCAAATAGAAGAGTTTATGTAAATGGAGAAGCAAATCATAATATAAAACAAGAAAGCCGTTCATTTTGTAAGGAGGAATTTGGATTAACATCTTCAGAAAGCACTAGCTTTACAGGTT